One window from the genome of Prinia subflava isolate CZ2003 ecotype Zambia chromosome 2, Cam_Psub_1.2, whole genome shotgun sequence encodes:
- the ID2 gene encoding DNA-binding protein inhibitor ID-2, producing MKAFSPVRSVRKTGLSEHNLGISRSKTPVDDPMSLLYNMNDCYSKLKELVPSIPQNKKVSKMEILQHVIDYILDLQIALDSHPSIVSLHHQRPGQNPSSRTPLTTLNTDISILSLQASEFPSELMSGDSKALCG from the exons ATGAAAGCCTTCAGCCCGGTGCGGTCCGTCAGGAAAACCGGCCTCTCGGAGCACAACCTGGGCATCTCTCGGAGCAAGACGCCCGTGGATGATCCAATGAGCCTGCTGTACAACATGAACGACTGCTACTCCAAGCTGAAGGAGCTGGTGCCCAGCATCCCGCAGAACAAGAAAGTGAGCAAGATGGAAATCTTGCAGCACGTCATCGACTACATCCTGGACCTGCAGATCGCCTTGGACTCGCATCCCAGCATCGTCAGCCTGCACCACCAGAGACCCGGGCAGAACCCTTCCTCCAGAACTCCTCTGACCACCCTCAACACAGACATCAGCATCCTCTCGCTACAG GCGTCCGAGTTCCCCTCAGAGCTCATGTCAGGCGACAGCAAAGCACTTTGTGGCTGA